A genomic window from Corallincola holothuriorum includes:
- the infC gene encoding translation initiation factor IF-3 produces the protein MAIKGKGGRRGPLQQKPANRLNEEITLSEVRLVGVEGEPLGVVTITEALEASTAAGMDLVEISPNAEPPVCRVMDYGKFLYEKSKEQKEQRKKTKQIQVKEVKFRPGTDEGDYQVKLRNLVRFLEAGDKAKVTLRFRGREMAHQELGIKLLNRIKEDLVEICQVESFPHRVEGRQMVMVLAPIKK, from the coding sequence ATAGCCATTAAAGGCAAAGGTGGAAGAAGAGGGCCGCTGCAACAGAAGCCCGCAAACCGTTTGAACGAAGAGATCACTCTGTCAGAAGTACGCCTCGTAGGCGTAGAAGGTGAGCCTCTTGGTGTTGTTACTATCACTGAAGCGTTAGAAGCTTCAACTGCCGCAGGCATGGACTTGGTGGAAATCAGTCCAAACGCAGAGCCGCCGGTATGTCGAGTGATGGATTACGGTAAGTTCCTCTACGAGAAGAGCAAGGAACAAAAAGAGCAGCGTAAGAAAACCAAACAGATTCAGGTTAAGGAAGTTAAGTTCCGACCTGGCACAGATGAAGGCGATTACCAGGTAAAACTGCGCAACCTGGTTCGTTTTCTTGAGGCGGGAGACAAGGCCAAAGTCACACTACGTTTTCGTGGTCGTGAAATGGCCCACCAGGAGCTCGGTATCAAGTTATTGAACCGAATTAAAGAAGACCTGGTTGAGATTTGCCAAGTGGAGTCATTCCCTCATCGAGTGGAAGGTCGCCAAATGGTAATGGTACTCGCGCCAATTAAGAAGTAA
- the rpmI gene encoding 50S ribosomal protein L35 → MPKMKSNRGAAKRFKKTGSGRFKHKQSHLRHILTKKSTKRKRQLRAMHLVEKCDTRSVQRMLPYA, encoded by the coding sequence ATGCCAAAGATGAAAAGTAACCGAGGTGCTGCAAAGCGCTTCAAAAAAACTGGCTCCGGCCGTTTTAAACATAAACAGTCTCACCTGCGTCATATCTTGACCAAGAAGAGTACTAAGCGTAAGCGTCAGCTTCGCGCTATGCACTTGGTTGAGAAATGTGATACTAGATCAGTGCAGCGTATGCTGCCATACGCGTAA
- the rplT gene encoding 50S ribosomal protein L20, giving the protein MARVKRGVVARARHKKVLDQAKGYYGARSRVYRVAFQAITKAGQYAYRDRRQRKRQFRQLWIARINAAARQNGLSYSRFINGLKKASIEIDRKILADIAVFDQSGFAVLVEKAKAAL; this is encoded by the coding sequence ATGGCACGAGTAAAACGTGGTGTTGTAGCGCGCGCGCGTCACAAGAAGGTATTGGATCAGGCTAAAGGTTATTATGGTGCACGTTCACGTGTTTACCGCGTAGCCTTTCAGGCGATAACCAAAGCAGGTCAATATGCATACCGTGACCGTCGTCAGCGTAAACGTCAGTTCCGTCAGCTGTGGATCGCGCGTATTAACGCGGCCGCTCGTCAGAATGGTCTTTCATACAGCCGTTTCATTAACGGTCTGAAGAAAGCATCTATCGAGATCGATCGTAAGATCCTGGCAGACATCGCTGTATTCGATCAGTCCGGTTTCGCGGTACTGGTAGAAAAGGCAAAAGCGGCTCTGTAA
- a CDS encoding TatD family hydrolase, protein MLVDSHCHLDKLKLDEFDGDLAKVISAAKAQSVEHMLCVGITLETFPEMLRQVTGFPEVSVSCGVHPLDQDSIWQQSKLLELASDPAVVAIGETGLDYFYAAESKEKQKLAFAGHLEVANTLKKPVIIHTRDAKEDTLAIMRAGDAEQVGGVLHCFTESWEMAKAALDMGFYISISGIVTFRNASALRDVVKQVPLERLLVETDSPYLAPVPHRGRQNQPAYVRDVAEFVADLKGVSFQQLASATTDNFYRLFSQINRG, encoded by the coding sequence ATGCTCGTAGATTCCCACTGCCATCTCGATAAGCTTAAGCTTGATGAGTTCGATGGCGATTTGGCAAAAGTGATAAGTGCGGCAAAAGCACAGAGTGTGGAACACATGCTGTGTGTTGGCATTACGCTAGAAACATTTCCTGAAATGCTGCGTCAAGTTACCGGTTTTCCAGAAGTATCTGTTTCCTGCGGGGTTCATCCGTTAGATCAGGACTCTATTTGGCAGCAAAGCAAGTTGCTAGAGCTAGCGTCAGATCCAGCCGTGGTTGCCATTGGTGAGACAGGGCTAGATTATTTCTACGCTGCAGAGTCAAAAGAGAAGCAGAAATTAGCGTTTGCTGGGCATCTTGAGGTTGCCAATACGCTTAAGAAGCCGGTGATTATTCATACCCGAGATGCAAAAGAAGATACTTTAGCCATCATGCGAGCCGGTGACGCTGAACAAGTTGGCGGTGTATTGCACTGCTTCACCGAAAGCTGGGAAATGGCGAAAGCTGCCTTGGATATGGGATTCTATATCTCTATTTCGGGGATCGTGACATTTAGAAATGCGTCGGCGTTAAGGGATGTGGTGAAACAGGTGCCTTTGGAACGCTTGTTAGTTGAAACGGACTCTCCATATCTGGCGCCAGTGCCACATCGAGGTCGACAGAATCAACCTGCTTATGTGCGTGATGTGGCGGAATTTGTTGCAGACCTCAAGGGGGTCTCGTTCCAACAATTGGCCAGTGCCACAACTGATAATTTCTATCGCTTATTTAGTCAAATTAATAGAGGCTGA
- the rsmF gene encoding 16S rRNA (cytosine(1407)-C(5))-methyltransferase RsmF: protein MKTPTTLPTDFLEKVKEILPPEEMKAFLEATLRPLRKSVRFNRLKTNHDDDQCIADRHAWTMKSIPWCRDGYWIDHDNEAPLGNVAEHMNGQFYIQEASSMLPPMALAYAVGERPFEQVLDMAAAPGSKTTQLAAIMSNKGVLVANEYSGSRIKGLYSNLVRCGVKNGALTHYDGRVFGEYLPQMFDAILLDAPCSGEGTIRKDPDAFKNWSEESVVELSDTQKALMESAFKALKPGGTLIYSTCTLNHQENQQVCEHLLNTYRDAIDVIPLNELFDGAEIAATPEGYLHIWPHHYDSEGFFVSAFRKHGECPKKLLAPREMPAKFPFHRPSRKQQAEIQTEITAQYECSLDGHSLWQRDREIWLFPDALLPMIPKMKFDRLGIKVGEQHRKELRISHEFAIAFGSTAINKHELSPPEAEAYFMGKDIENRSQAKRGDIICTYRGTPIGLARVTGSRLKNKLPRELVRDQGLTFK from the coding sequence GTGAAGACGCCTACGACTCTGCCCACAGATTTCCTTGAAAAAGTTAAAGAAATACTTCCGCCGGAAGAAATGAAAGCCTTTCTGGAAGCAACTTTAAGGCCGTTGCGAAAAAGTGTCCGCTTTAATCGCCTAAAAACCAATCACGATGATGACCAATGCATTGCAGACCGGCATGCTTGGACAATGAAGTCGATCCCTTGGTGCCGGGATGGCTATTGGATCGATCACGACAACGAAGCGCCACTCGGCAATGTTGCTGAGCATATGAATGGGCAATTCTACATTCAGGAAGCCAGCTCGATGCTGCCACCAATGGCGTTAGCTTATGCGGTCGGCGAACGCCCATTCGAACAAGTACTGGATATGGCAGCCGCCCCCGGCTCAAAGACAACACAACTTGCCGCGATCATGAGCAATAAAGGCGTACTTGTTGCCAATGAGTATTCAGGTAGCCGGATCAAAGGCCTATATTCCAACCTCGTCCGTTGTGGCGTTAAAAACGGCGCGCTGACCCATTATGACGGCCGCGTATTTGGCGAGTATTTGCCGCAAATGTTTGATGCCATCTTGCTCGACGCCCCCTGCTCTGGTGAAGGCACCATTCGCAAGGATCCCGATGCTTTTAAGAATTGGTCAGAAGAGTCCGTTGTAGAGCTAAGTGATACTCAAAAAGCATTGATGGAGAGTGCCTTTAAGGCACTAAAACCTGGTGGCACGCTGATCTACTCTACCTGCACCCTTAATCATCAGGAAAATCAGCAGGTATGCGAGCATCTACTTAATACCTATCGCGATGCAATAGACGTTATCCCACTAAATGAACTTTTCGATGGCGCCGAAATAGCTGCGACCCCAGAAGGCTATTTACATATCTGGCCACACCATTACGACAGCGAGGGCTTTTTCGTTTCAGCTTTCCGCAAACATGGAGAATGCCCGAAAAAACTATTAGCCCCCAGAGAGATGCCGGCAAAATTTCCATTCCACCGCCCCAGTCGTAAACAGCAGGCAGAAATTCAAACGGAGATCACAGCCCAATATGAATGCAGCCTAGATGGGCATAGCCTTTGGCAGCGAGACAGAGAGATATGGCTGTTTCCCGATGCTCTGTTACCAATGATCCCTAAAATGAAGTTTGACCGACTCGGTATTAAGGTGGGTGAACAACATAGAAAGGAATTACGTATCTCCCATGAATTTGCTATAGCGTTTGGCTCAACAGCGATAAATAAACATGAATTATCGCCGCCCGAAGCGGAAGCCTATTTTATGGGCAAGGATATAGAAAATCGTTCACAAGCAAAACGGGGCGATATCATCTGTACCTATCGCGGCACACCGATCGGTTTAGCCAGGGTGACGGGATCACGCTTAAAGAACAAGCTGCCAAGAGAGTTGGTACGTGACCAGGGTCTGACTTTTAAGTAA
- a CDS encoding nucleoside recognition domain-containing protein, translated as MLNFFWLAMFLIGAVSAIGQWLIKNDSQVFSRVIQALFDAASLSMTIGIGLAGLLCFWLGLMKVAEASGVIRGLSRLLAPLFEKLMPEVPRGDPAIGGVTMNLAANMLGLDNAATPLGIKAMQQLHELNPNKKVASNAQILFLVLNTSSVTIFPVTVFLYRAQMGAAVPTDVFIPILLATAASTLSGLIAVAVVQKINLFNTVIITYAAALLLLLGAPLLYLMSLSANAMANGSAFIANFTLLGVICALLSTAWYKKVNVYETFVEGAKEGIEQAFKIVPYLVAMLCAISVLRSSGALDSLIDGIRYLLSWFAIDTRFVDALPTGLLKPFSGSGARALMIESMDTHGADSFVGRLSSVMQGSTETTFYVLAVYFGAVGIQRVRHAVTCGLIADFAGMTAAIGVCYWMFG; from the coding sequence ATGTTGAATTTTTTTTGGCTGGCCATGTTTCTTATCGGTGCTGTGTCGGCGATAGGGCAGTGGCTCATAAAGAATGATAGCCAGGTGTTCTCACGCGTGATCCAGGCCCTATTTGATGCTGCGAGTTTGTCGATGACCATCGGTATCGGCTTAGCGGGCTTGCTCTGTTTCTGGTTGGGTTTAATGAAGGTGGCGGAAGCTAGCGGAGTTATCCGCGGTTTGTCGCGGCTGCTAGCCCCCTTATTTGAAAAATTGATGCCGGAGGTTCCAAGGGGCGACCCTGCGATTGGCGGTGTCACGATGAACCTGGCAGCAAATATGCTCGGTTTAGATAATGCGGCAACGCCATTGGGCATTAAAGCGATGCAGCAGCTGCATGAACTAAACCCGAACAAAAAAGTGGCATCTAACGCGCAAATACTGTTCTTAGTATTGAATACCTCCTCTGTCACCATATTCCCCGTTACCGTGTTTCTCTATCGGGCACAGATGGGCGCTGCAGTCCCTACCGATGTGTTTATCCCTATACTCTTAGCCACTGCTGCATCGACCCTGTCTGGATTAATCGCAGTGGCTGTTGTGCAGAAAATCAATTTGTTTAATACAGTCATTATTACCTACGCTGCGGCATTGCTGCTTTTGCTGGGTGCGCCTCTTCTATATCTGATGTCGTTGTCGGCGAATGCAATGGCTAATGGCTCAGCGTTTATTGCCAACTTTACCTTGCTTGGTGTTATCTGTGCGCTGCTCTCGACCGCTTGGTACAAGAAGGTCAATGTGTATGAAACCTTTGTAGAGGGGGCGAAAGAGGGGATTGAGCAAGCATTTAAGATAGTCCCTTACTTGGTCGCCATGCTTTGTGCGATTAGCGTGCTAAGGTCATCCGGTGCGTTAGATAGTTTGATCGATGGCATTCGTTATCTCCTCTCTTGGTTTGCTATCGATACGCGATTTGTTGATGCATTACCGACGGGTCTACTTAAACCATTTTCGGGTAGCGGCGCCAGAGCGTTAATGATCGAATCTATGGATACCCATGGGGCGGATAGCTTTGTCGGTCGTCTCAGCTCTGTCATGCAGGGCTCTACTGAGACAACTTTTTACGTACTTGCCGTGTACTTCGGCGCGGTCGGTATTCAGCGTGTTCGGCATGCCGTGACTTGTGGATTGATTGCAGACTTTGCGGGTATGACGGCAGCTATTGGTGTTTGTTATTGGATGTTTGGTTAA
- a CDS encoding YebG family protein, producing MAVVVKYVVVRNGEEKMTFTSKKEADAYDRLLDIADAMSSYLNESELGLGDDLCDAVGHYLAMNKDTVVQLLKSGKLPSAPESKK from the coding sequence ATGGCTGTCGTAGTAAAATATGTCGTAGTAAGAAATGGTGAGGAAAAGATGACGTTTACCAGCAAGAAGGAAGCCGATGCTTATGATCGTTTGCTTGATATCGCTGATGCAATGTCATCGTACTTGAATGAAAGTGAATTAGGGCTTGGAGATGACCTTTGTGATGCTGTTGGCCATTATTTGGCGATGAACAAAGACACGGTTGTGCAATTACTTAAGAGCGGTAAATTGCCCAGTGCCCCTGAGTCAAAAAAGTAG
- a CDS encoding Nif3-like dinuclear metal center hexameric protein produces the protein MDRKTLIRYLDDFLVVDQFRDYCPNGLQVEGSLVVQNVVTGVTASAALIDKAIALKADTLLVHHGYFWKGESPEIVGIKANRIRKLIQNNINLVAYHLPLDAHPVVGNNAQLAKLLGIAQTESSDPTSVLATGAFSPPIKSVELAERLSQTLNRAPLHSAVVDEIKSVAWCTGGGQDFIEQAADLGCDAFISGEVSERTVLLSRELGIDFFAAGHHATERYGIKALGEHLNEKFGLDVSFVDIDNPA, from the coding sequence ATGGATAGAAAGACACTGATACGATATTTGGATGACTTTCTGGTTGTCGATCAATTTAGAGATTATTGTCCTAACGGCTTGCAGGTTGAAGGTTCACTTGTCGTGCAAAATGTTGTTACCGGGGTAACAGCCAGCGCCGCCTTGATTGATAAAGCGATAGCCTTAAAAGCAGATACCTTACTGGTACATCACGGCTATTTTTGGAAGGGCGAATCTCCAGAAATTGTTGGGATCAAAGCGAATCGCATTAGAAAGTTAATCCAGAACAACATTAATCTAGTGGCTTACCATCTACCGCTCGATGCCCATCCTGTTGTTGGCAACAATGCGCAACTCGCAAAGCTGCTTGGTATCGCTCAAACAGAGAGTTCTGATCCGACAAGCGTTCTCGCTACAGGCGCATTTTCGCCGCCAATCAAAAGTGTTGAGCTAGCAGAGCGGCTTAGCCAAACGCTTAACCGAGCACCGTTGCATAGTGCTGTGGTTGATGAGATTAAGAGCGTGGCGTGGTGCACTGGTGGCGGTCAAGACTTTATTGAGCAAGCCGCCGATTTGGGGTGTGATGCGTTTATTTCCGGTGAAGTTTCTGAACGTACTGTTCTTCTTTCGCGAGAGCTAGGTATTGATTTTTTTGCAGCCGGTCATCACGCGACAGAGCGTTACGGCATTAAGGCGTTAGGTGAACACTTGAATGAGAAGTTCGGTCTGGATGTTAGTTTTGTTGATATCGACAATCCTGCATAA
- a CDS encoding ElyC/SanA/YdcF family protein translates to MFIIKKLAAAWISPLPIIFLLCLVALIMAIKSGSHRIVTSLLAITLLLIVFTSIPPAGDYQIAAVEKEYPAVLSLPEDTKYIVVLGCGHQSLPIDVISARLYECALKRVTEGLRHFYQKPNRIMIFTGYGGAEYTASAIVMRDVAISLGLPAQNAVVLPSPRDTSEEAIATASFIKQAPFALVTSASHLPRAVNLFKRQGLDPYPVPADIRGTPDKPRDWWYYRPDSDQIRKTRQAWYEYMGRLWVWLGGH, encoded by the coding sequence ATGTTTATAATAAAAAAATTAGCAGCAGCTTGGATCTCTCCTCTGCCCATTATCTTTCTTCTATGTTTAGTCGCGCTAATTATGGCGATTAAATCTGGCAGCCATAGAATAGTCACCAGCCTGCTTGCAATCACCTTGTTGCTGATCGTTTTTACCTCTATTCCCCCTGCCGGTGATTACCAGATCGCGGCGGTTGAAAAAGAGTACCCTGCGGTGCTCTCTCTGCCCGAAGACACTAAGTATATTGTTGTGCTTGGTTGCGGGCACCAAAGCCTACCCATTGATGTTATTTCAGCAAGATTATACGAATGCGCGCTTAAACGAGTAACTGAAGGGCTACGGCATTTCTATCAAAAACCTAACCGTATTATGATATTCACCGGATATGGCGGAGCGGAATATACCGCCAGCGCTATCGTTATGAGGGATGTAGCGATTTCCCTAGGACTTCCGGCCCAGAATGCAGTTGTCTTACCTTCACCGAGGGACACATCAGAAGAAGCTATTGCGACAGCGTCCTTTATTAAACAAGCACCGTTTGCGCTGGTCACTTCGGCCAGCCATTTGCCTAGAGCAGTGAACTTGTTTAAACGCCAGGGACTAGATCCCTACCCGGTCCCCGCTGATATTCGGGGAACCCCTGATAAACCGAGAGATTGGTGGTACTACCGCCCCGATAGTGACCAGATAAGGAAAACTCGCCAAGCCTGGTACGAATATATGGGGCGTTTGTGGGTATGGCTAGGCGGCCACTAA
- a CDS encoding type 2 periplasmic-binding domain-containing protein, whose product MALDNTAEQYGPAKAVAFNQKVNEARGLRLLEQGKVDVAFVPTNRERELRFQSVKFPVLGGLLGYRILLIHQESQDKFSRVENIDQLRDNMIAGFGLHWADMQILYSNQIPVIGHPEYEELFNMVEQRRVDYFPRGLNEAWQEIERFKGQHPGLAVEQHLALYYPFPRYFFVNSSDDALAKRLLAGLKIAKANGSFEKHFFEAFGEWIHLAQLKDRKVIHLNNPFLSDDTPLPDSSFWIDRE is encoded by the coding sequence ATGGCGCTGGACAATACTGCCGAACAGTATGGACCAGCAAAAGCGGTCGCTTTCAACCAAAAGGTGAATGAAGCTCGAGGTTTGCGCTTGCTCGAGCAAGGAAAGGTTGATGTCGCATTTGTGCCCACAAACAGAGAAAGAGAACTACGGTTTCAATCGGTGAAGTTCCCTGTCCTTGGCGGGCTTCTTGGCTATCGGATCTTATTAATCCATCAAGAGAGCCAAGACAAGTTTAGTAGAGTTGAAAATATCGACCAACTCAGAGACAACATGATCGCTGGCTTTGGTTTGCACTGGGCAGATATGCAAATACTGTATTCAAACCAGATCCCGGTGATCGGCCATCCGGAATATGAAGAACTATTCAATATGGTCGAGCAGCGGCGTGTTGATTATTTCCCCAGAGGCTTGAATGAAGCTTGGCAAGAGATAGAACGGTTTAAGGGGCAACATCCAGGATTGGCAGTGGAGCAACACTTGGCTTTATACTACCCTTTCCCGCGCTATTTTTTCGTCAATAGCAGCGATGACGCTCTTGCAAAACGCCTGCTCGCGGGACTAAAAATAGCCAAAGCCAATGGCTCATTTGAGAAGCATTTTTTTGAAGCCTTTGGTGAGTGGATCCACCTAGCGCAGTTAAAAGATAGAAAAGTTATCCATTTAAATAACCCATTCTTAAGTGACGACACCCCACTGCCAGACTCAAGCTTTTGGATAGATAGAGAGTGA
- a CDS encoding glycoside hydrolase family 36 protein — MTLHSLTESSSSITSGNNAADHFFLLRPFDDGVMTAELTNQTGRYQTVDKVVIYDWQHGLNDDALLYGEGFQMLSQTGGVLAKPVDIGRCDDGKAYRLYDPNREQRVYNLCVLNSGNQLILLGFVSCHRFAGYFSLRHGRIEVTLDLEGVTLAPHETIQLEGFCCLEGQYLDQLLSQFGQLMQVAHPRALPEKIPQGWCSWYHYYENVTADDVRENLAELKSYPALEFIQIDDGYQAFMGDWLTPSDKFDGGVPALIKEIKGQGKKAGIWLAPFIAERGSRLFKEHPEWFVKHPETDQPLAAEEVTYGGWRCTPWYMLDATQSEVIQYLKHVVSTMRNSWGVDYFKLDANFWGAVHGGKLSRENVTRVEAYRLGMQAINEAADGAFILGCNAPMWPSVGLVDGMRVSDDVERQWYRFNQIRRETFYRNWCHGTLWLNDPDCLVFRDIPGQVANQANYRLHLTTIIASGGILMLGDRLNALTTEQKSFVKEVSRLIDQGYGAAQFVGLDQHVGVANCSGGRLVTLTNGGEEALTLSIALQSEESCNVIVGAEVRLESDCVVVVLDGYDGAVIELTKS, encoded by the coding sequence ATGACGTTGCACTCACTTACCGAATCTTCCTCGTCCATTACTAGTGGGAATAACGCGGCAGACCACTTCTTTCTGCTTCGACCGTTTGATGATGGGGTAATGACTGCTGAGTTAACCAATCAGACTGGCCGTTATCAGACCGTAGACAAAGTGGTTATTTATGATTGGCAACATGGTCTGAATGATGATGCGCTCTTATACGGTGAAGGCTTTCAAATGTTATCGCAAACCGGCGGAGTGCTTGCTAAGCCTGTTGATATTGGTCGTTGTGATGATGGTAAAGCCTATCGGCTGTATGATCCTAATCGAGAACAACGCGTTTACAATCTCTGCGTTCTCAATTCCGGCAACCAACTCATATTGCTTGGCTTTGTCTCTTGTCATCGCTTCGCTGGCTATTTTTCTTTGCGGCATGGAAGGATCGAGGTCACGCTGGATCTGGAAGGGGTGACTCTTGCGCCCCATGAAACAATCCAGTTAGAAGGCTTTTGCTGCCTTGAGGGGCAATACTTAGATCAGCTGCTATCGCAATTCGGTCAATTGATGCAGGTCGCTCATCCCCGAGCGCTTCCAGAGAAGATCCCCCAAGGGTGGTGCTCATGGTATCACTACTACGAAAATGTCACGGCGGATGACGTTCGAGAAAACTTGGCAGAATTAAAGTCATACCCTGCATTAGAGTTCATTCAAATCGATGATGGCTATCAAGCGTTTATGGGGGATTGGCTGACTCCTTCTGACAAGTTTGACGGTGGCGTTCCTGCGCTGATAAAAGAGATTAAAGGCCAAGGGAAAAAAGCTGGGATCTGGCTGGCGCCTTTTATTGCCGAACGCGGATCACGTTTGTTTAAAGAACATCCTGAATGGTTTGTAAAGCACCCCGAAACAGATCAACCGCTAGCGGCAGAAGAGGTGACTTATGGTGGCTGGCGCTGTACGCCGTGGTACATGTTAGACGCGACGCAGTCAGAAGTTATTCAATACCTTAAGCATGTGGTTAGTACAATGAGAAATTCGTGGGGGGTTGACTATTTTAAGCTCGACGCGAACTTTTGGGGGGCCGTTCATGGGGGAAAATTGAGCCGGGAAAACGTGACACGCGTTGAGGCTTATCGTTTGGGCATGCAAGCGATTAATGAAGCTGCCGATGGTGCGTTTATTCTCGGCTGCAATGCACCCATGTGGCCAAGCGTTGGGCTAGTCGACGGTATGCGTGTGTCCGACGATGTTGAGCGGCAGTGGTATCGCTTTAATCAGATACGGCGTGAGACCTTCTATCGTAATTGGTGCCACGGAACATTGTGGCTCAATGATCCTGATTGTTTGGTATTTAGGGATATACCCGGTCAGGTTGCAAACCAGGCAAACTATCGTCTGCATTTAACAACTATCATCGCTAGCGGTGGCATTCTGATGCTCGGTGATAGATTAAACGCGCTTACCACCGAGCAAAAGTCTTTCGTAAAAGAAGTGAGCCGGTTAATTGATCAAGGCTATGGTGCAGCGCAGTTCGTTGGTCTTGATCAGCATGTTGGTGTGGCGAACTGTAGTGGTGGACGCTTAGTCACATTGACCAATGGTGGCGAAGAAGCGCTGACACTATCAATTGCCCTGCAGAGTGAAGAAAGCTGCAACGTCATTGTGGGCGCAGAAGTGAGGTTGGAAAGTGATTGTGTTGTTGTCGTTCTCGACGGCTACGATGGCGCTGTTATTGAATTAACTAAAAGCTGA